One window from the genome of Saccharicrinis carchari encodes:
- the surE gene encoding 5'/3'-nucleotidase SurE, with protein sequence MINKPLILITNDDGIHAKGIACLVEAMKEYGDLVVVSADESHSGMSHAITVKKPLYLKDMGEKDGVRYYMTNGTPVDCVKLALHTVLHRYPDYIVSGINHGSNSSTSVHYSGTLGAAREGALNGIPAIGFSLLSYESDADFTECHKIIKVVFEDVLKNGLAPDVYLNVNIPYTDKVKGIKYCRQGKGKWVEDFIERTDPRGRQYFWLTGHFENLEPEATDTDEYYLDNDYASVVPCSIDATDSVSLKENKNYEL encoded by the coding sequence GTGATAAACAAACCTTTGATATTAATAACCAACGATGATGGCATCCATGCTAAGGGGATAGCCTGTTTGGTAGAGGCCATGAAGGAATATGGCGACTTGGTGGTGGTGTCGGCCGATGAATCACATTCGGGAATGTCGCATGCCATAACCGTAAAAAAACCGCTTTACCTGAAAGATATGGGCGAAAAAGATGGCGTACGGTATTATATGACCAACGGAACACCGGTAGATTGTGTTAAACTGGCTTTACATACCGTGCTGCACCGTTATCCGGATTATATCGTATCAGGTATCAATCATGGTTCTAACAGTTCCACCAGCGTACATTATTCGGGCACCCTGGGAGCGGCCCGCGAAGGTGCCTTGAACGGCATACCCGCTATTGGTTTTTCCTTGCTTAGCTATGAATCAGATGCCGATTTTACGGAATGCCATAAAATAATTAAGGTAGTGTTTGAAGATGTGTTAAAAAATGGATTGGCGCCCGATGTGTATTTAAATGTTAATATTCCGTATACCGATAAAGTGAAAGGCATTAAATATTGTCGTCAGGGAAAAGGCAAATGGGTGGAAGACTTTATAGAACGCACAGATCCACGGGGGAGGCAGTATTTTTGGTTAACCGGACACTTTGAGAATCTGGAACCGGAGGCCACGGATACCGATGAGTATTATTTGGATAATGATTATGCAAGTGTGGTACCATGCTCCATAGACGCAACAGATAGCGTATCGCTAAAAGAAAATAAAAATTATGAATTGTAA